A region from the Acomys russatus chromosome 22, mAcoRus1.1, whole genome shotgun sequence genome encodes:
- the Lyar gene encoding cell growth-regulating nucleolar protein: MVFFTCNACGESVKKIQVEKHVSVCRNCECLSCIDCGKDFWGDDYKSHVKCISEGQKYGGKDYEAKTHKGDAKQQAWIQKINELIKKPNISPKVRELLQQISAFDNVPRKKAKFQNWMKNSLKVHSDSVLEQVWNIFSEASSSEQDQQPPSNMAKPHVEIPSKVPSAKTNGTTEEQTEAKKNKRERKEERQKSRKKEKKELKLENHQENLKGQKPKKRRKGREAGHEAAGEETTEADGPPPQRKRARDGPASEDGADQNGGPGEDVDEGQTKTAAGKRKRQKHLEVESDSKKKKMKVSGQPEEGEPEDREAPSKGKFNWKGTIKAVLKQAPDNEISIKKLKKKVIAQYHAVTSNNHMSEEELLAIFNKKISKNPTFKVLKDRVKLLK, translated from the exons ATGGTATTTTTTACATGCAATGCATGTGGTGAATCAGTGAAGAAAATACAGGTGGAAAAGCATGTGTCTGTCTGCAGAAACTGTGAATGTCTTTCCTGCATTGACTGTGGGAAAGATTTCTG GGGCGATGACTACAAAAGCCACGTGAAGTGCATCAGTGAAGGTCAGAAGTACGGGGGCAAAGACTATGAAGCCAAGACACACAAAGGTGACGCAAAACAGCAGGCGTGGATTCAG aaaattaatgaattaataaagaaaccCAACATCAGCCCCAAGGTGCGAGAACTTTTACAGCAAATTAGTGCTTTTGACAATGTTCCCAGAAAAAAGGCAAAGTTTCAG AACTGGATGAAGAACAGCCTGAAAGTGCACAGCGACTCTGTTCTGGAGCAGGTGTGGAACATCTTCTCTGAAGCATCCAGCAGT GAGCAAGATCAGCAGCCACCCAGCAATATGGCCAAGCCGCATGTAGAAATCCCCTCTAAGGTTCCGTCTGCAAAAACAAATGGCACCACAGAGGAGCAAACAGAggcaaagaagaataaaagagaaaggaaggaagagcggcagaagagcaggaagaaagagaagaaagagctgaAATTAGAAAACCACCAGGAAAACCTGAAGGGCCAGAAGCCAAAGAAGCGCAGAAAGGGCCGGGAGGCTGGACATGAGGCTGCCGGGGAGGAGACCACCGAGGCCGACGGCCCGCCGCCGCAGAGGAAGAGAGCCCGGGATGGGCCTGCCTCAGAAGACGGAGCAGACCAAAACGGGGGCCCCGGGGAGGATGTTGATGAGGGGCAGACCAAGACGGCAGCAGGAAAACGGAAGCGCCAGAAGCACTTGGAAG TTGAGTCCGattccaagaagaaaaagatgaaggtGTCAGGACAGCCTGAGGAGGGAGAGCCCGAGGACCGTGAGGCTCCATCCAAAG GTAAATTCAACTGGAAGGGGACCATTAAAGCTGTTCTGAAACAGGCTCCAGACAATGAGATATCAATCAAGAAGTTAAAGAAAAAG GTTATAGCTCAGTATCACGCAGTGACAAGTAACAATCACATGTCGGAGGAGGAGCTCCTGGCCATTTTCAACAAGAAGATCAGCAAGAACCCCACCTTTAAGGTGCTGAAGGACAGAGTCAAGCTCCTGAAGTGA